The window GGCAGTAGCCTCGGAGTCGTACACGTGCACTTCGGCCCTCGATACGCCTCGGCCAAATTCGGTTAGGATCTTCCTGATGAAAACTAACTCGGGCTTCACCCCCAACTGTGCGGCGACGGCTTCCCTCACCTGTTGTCTTGTCGGGGTGGACGAGCCGCTGTGTACTATGGTCGCGACAACCTCTCTACGTGCCAGCAACTTGTTCTCGCGTATGGTTTCTAGTTTGAGCTCCACGGCCGCCGCATAGGGCCGCCTTATAAACGTTTTCGGCGGGCCGCGCGCCGTCAGGCCGTGCGCCTGTGTTGTAGGTAGTCGACGA of the Thermoproteus uzoniensis 768-20 genome contains:
- a CDS encoding 30S ribosomal protein S24e, with translation MELKLETIRENKLLARREVVATIVHSGSSTPTRQQVREAVAAQLGVKPELVFIRKILTEFGRGVSRAEVHVYDSEATAKVVEPLYIIARNSPDGKKLLEEAKKRKAEIREKKRRKKKGAAKKK